The proteins below come from a single Rhodopirellula bahusiensis genomic window:
- a CDS encoding sulfatase-like hydrolase/transferase, producing MKTNYSISMALLFGCVLATQPSGLAGAHAADAAHPNFVMFVADDMGWGDSATYGHELIQTPNLDRLASQGVKFTQCYSACGVCSPSRSAILTGRTPYRNGVYRHLSGNHEAHLRASEITFPELLKDVGYETCHVGKWHLLSRQQFSNPEFPHPSEHGFDHWMCTQNNASPSHKNPDNFVRNGEPVGKLEGYSAQLVAAEAARWLKEIHDPSKPFAMTVWVHEPHSPIATDSRFQSLYEGHENSKYMGNITQMDHALGMVMNALDTQKLSDNTHLFFTSDNGPVPAFGGSSGGLRGNKRSDHEGGIRVPGVARWPGHITPGTVSNIPVIGTDIFATVLDITGIPLPDDRTIDGVSMLPAFDGKPVERKIPLFWRTHVSPPADRVALRIGDWKLVGDETLTKFQLYEIQTDWKEEHDLAVAMPEKTAAMKDELLQVWRGIESEGPDHWWKNERQKPARGGTVNY from the coding sequence GGGCTGGGGCGACTCCGCCACCTACGGCCACGAACTGATTCAAACGCCCAATCTTGATCGTCTCGCGTCTCAAGGCGTGAAGTTCACGCAGTGCTATTCCGCTTGCGGTGTCTGCTCACCTTCGCGTTCGGCAATTCTGACCGGACGGACACCCTATCGAAACGGCGTCTATCGTCATTTGTCGGGAAATCACGAGGCCCACCTGCGTGCCAGTGAGATCACCTTTCCGGAGTTGCTGAAAGACGTCGGCTACGAAACATGTCACGTCGGGAAGTGGCATTTGCTGTCGAGGCAGCAGTTCAGCAATCCGGAATTCCCTCATCCAAGCGAACATGGATTCGATCATTGGATGTGCACTCAAAACAACGCCAGCCCCAGCCACAAGAACCCCGACAACTTTGTTCGCAACGGCGAACCCGTTGGAAAGCTCGAGGGCTACTCGGCCCAGTTGGTTGCCGCCGAAGCAGCACGCTGGCTGAAAGAGATTCACGATCCGTCCAAGCCATTTGCCATGACGGTTTGGGTGCACGAACCGCATTCCCCCATCGCAACCGATTCGCGTTTTCAGTCCTTGTATGAAGGACACGAAAACAGCAAGTACATGGGCAACATCACCCAAATGGATCACGCTTTGGGAATGGTGATGAACGCCCTCGATACGCAGAAACTCAGCGACAACACACATCTGTTCTTCACCTCGGACAACGGTCCCGTGCCTGCCTTCGGCGGATCATCGGGCGGACTGCGAGGCAACAAACGCAGCGACCACGAAGGCGGCATTCGGGTGCCCGGCGTCGCTCGTTGGCCAGGACACATCACGCCGGGGACCGTCAGCAACATCCCAGTCATCGGCACGGACATTTTCGCAACGGTGCTGGACATCACCGGCATCCCACTGCCTGACGACCGCACGATTGACGGTGTCAGCATGCTGCCCGCCTTCGACGGAAAACCGGTCGAGAGGAAGATCCCGCTGTTCTGGCGAACACACGTTTCGCCCCCTGCCGATCGCGTGGCACTCCGCATCGGTGACTGGAAATTGGTTGGCGACGAAACGCTCACGAAGTTCCAACTCTACGAGATCCAAACCGACTGGAAAGAAGAACACGACTTGGCCGTAGCGATGCCAGAGAAGACGGCAGCAATGAAAGACGAACTGCTGCAGGTCTGGCGGGGAATTGAATCCGAAGGCCCCGACCACTGGTGGAAAAACGAACGACAAAAACCGGCGCGAGGTGGAACAGTGAATTACTGA
- a CDS encoding alpha/beta hydrolase, whose amino-acid sequence MKFSPTLPLLIAFLLMATPAMAKTEQVAMPGATAEVYKTASGDDLHIYRFDPEGHDPAQDKRPAAVFFFGGGWNGGTVTQLAPQSRYLASRGIVAFVADYRVKSRQKVTPDACVEDGKSAIRWVRQNAQRLGIDPEKIIAGGGSAGGHVAAATGICEGFEAEGEDHSVSSKPNALVLFNPVYDNAKEGGYGYDRIKEWFPAISPAHNITPDDPPAIVFLGNKDKHVPVATAEAFRDKMIAAGIPTELHLYEGQPHGFFNPKRGGFNDTLAKTDQFLAKLGYLNGPVDHQRIEALNVK is encoded by the coding sequence ATGAAATTCTCACCGACATTACCGCTGTTGATCGCGTTCCTTCTGATGGCAACACCCGCGATGGCGAAGACCGAACAAGTCGCCATGCCTGGCGCCACCGCGGAGGTTTACAAGACCGCTTCCGGCGACGATCTGCACATCTACCGTTTCGACCCGGAAGGTCACGATCCAGCCCAAGACAAACGACCGGCGGCGGTGTTCTTCTTCGGCGGCGGATGGAACGGAGGCACGGTGACTCAATTGGCACCGCAAAGTCGCTACCTCGCTTCTCGCGGCATTGTTGCTTTCGTGGCCGACTACCGCGTCAAGAGTCGCCAGAAGGTCACGCCCGACGCGTGCGTGGAAGACGGCAAATCAGCCATCCGCTGGGTCCGTCAAAACGCACAGCGATTGGGCATCGATCCTGAGAAAATCATCGCTGGCGGCGGATCGGCGGGCGGGCATGTGGCAGCGGCAACCGGTATCTGCGAAGGCTTTGAAGCCGAGGGAGAAGATCATTCCGTCTCTTCCAAACCGAACGCGTTGGTCTTGTTCAACCCGGTTTACGACAACGCGAAAGAGGGTGGGTATGGCTACGACCGGATCAAAGAGTGGTTCCCCGCGATCTCGCCCGCTCACAACATCACGCCGGATGATCCACCCGCGATTGTGTTCCTGGGAAACAAAGACAAACACGTTCCTGTCGCCACCGCAGAAGCCTTTCGCGACAAGATGATTGCTGCGGGCATCCCAACAGAACTCCATTTGTACGAAGGCCAACCACACGGGTTCTTCAATCCCAAACGAGGCGGTTTCAACGACACGCTGGCCAAGACAGATCAATTCCTCGCGAAGCTTGGATACCTCAACGGACCAGTCGACCATCAACGGATCGAGGCACTCAATGTCAAATGA
- a CDS encoding sialate O-acetylesterase — protein MSNDPPAMRHRSPSHLMHLAIVAGCFLLSYPATAMAELSVASPFTDNAVLQQKMLVPVWGSADPGTAITVEFDGQKQQSVANADGTWKVQLDPMPASAEPKTLQVSSSRSSVSFTNIVVGEVWICSGQSNMQFSTAAVPEIQSLAATSENIRCFEVKRTVAMTEQDRLEGKWTEQPPNSAVAFSFAHFLEQAGNVPVGIILSCWGSSSIEAWMPREMTETVPHFKTMMDEFDADTATQDRIASILNGKIPWSRADDIFLRRQSNILYNAMIHPLVPYACRGLVWYQGERNTQSMFGMSKEPWFSRHSGILKYGPTLKAWVKRYRKEWGNEGMHFLVVMLPGYFKPLPTGPQMGPEHPSTHSWAWMRESQLQSLELPHTSVVNTIDLGDLKNIHPKDKLPIGQRLALLAARETLGQTIEAEGPKMKRVEVLDDRLVVHFEHAEGLRTLDGKAPTGFWLSDDSQKWVPATAELSGQTVVLSSSELTHPIYVRYAFAGKPKVNLINAAKLPAYPFRTDSFQP, from the coding sequence ATGTCAAATGACCCACCCGCCATGCGGCACCGTTCGCCAAGTCACCTGATGCATCTCGCAATCGTCGCCGGATGCTTTCTGTTGTCGTATCCCGCCACTGCAATGGCCGAATTGTCGGTCGCATCGCCGTTCACCGACAACGCGGTGCTGCAACAAAAGATGCTGGTTCCGGTTTGGGGCTCGGCTGATCCGGGGACGGCGATCACGGTGGAGTTTGATGGACAAAAACAGCAGTCCGTCGCGAACGCCGATGGAACCTGGAAAGTGCAACTGGATCCGATGCCTGCCAGCGCAGAACCAAAAACACTGCAGGTCTCAAGCTCCCGCTCCTCGGTTTCATTCACCAACATTGTCGTTGGAGAGGTCTGGATTTGTTCCGGGCAATCCAACATGCAATTCTCAACCGCAGCGGTTCCTGAAATCCAATCTTTGGCCGCCACCTCAGAGAACATTCGATGCTTCGAAGTGAAACGAACCGTCGCGATGACCGAGCAAGATCGCCTGGAAGGCAAATGGACGGAGCAACCGCCCAATAGCGCCGTCGCGTTTTCGTTTGCTCACTTTTTAGAACAAGCCGGTAACGTTCCGGTGGGCATCATTCTGTCGTGTTGGGGCAGTTCATCGATCGAAGCTTGGATGCCGCGAGAGATGACTGAAACCGTGCCACATTTCAAGACGATGATGGACGAGTTTGATGCGGACACAGCCACCCAAGATCGGATCGCTTCCATTCTGAATGGCAAGATACCGTGGAGCCGAGCCGACGACATCTTCCTGCGTCGCCAATCGAACATTCTTTACAACGCGATGATTCATCCGTTGGTGCCTTACGCTTGCCGCGGGCTGGTGTGGTACCAAGGCGAACGAAACACACAGTCGATGTTTGGGATGTCAAAGGAACCTTGGTTCTCACGTCACTCGGGCATCCTGAAATATGGCCCCACCTTGAAGGCATGGGTCAAACGTTACCGAAAGGAGTGGGGCAACGAGGGCATGCACTTCCTGGTCGTGATGTTGCCTGGCTATTTCAAGCCGCTGCCGACCGGACCGCAAATGGGCCCCGAACATCCGAGCACTCACTCGTGGGCTTGGATGCGAGAGTCGCAGTTGCAATCACTGGAACTGCCGCACACTTCCGTCGTCAACACAATCGACTTGGGTGATCTGAAAAACATTCATCCCAAAGACAAGCTTCCTATCGGCCAACGACTGGCATTGCTGGCGGCTCGCGAGACATTGGGCCAGACCATCGAAGCGGAGGGTCCCAAAATGAAACGCGTTGAAGTGCTGGATGATCGGTTGGTGGTCCACTTCGAACATGCCGAGGGACTGCGGACTCTCGATGGAAAAGCCCCCACCGGATTTTGGTTGTCAGACGATTCACAAAAATGGGTTCCTGCAACTGCCGAGCTGAGCGGTCAAACCGTGGTCCTGAGTTCGTCTGAACTGACGCACCCGATCTATGTTCGCTACGCATTCGCGGGCAAACCCAAAGTGAACCTGATCAACGCCGCCAAGCTTCCCGCTTACCCCTTCCGCACCGACTCCTTCCAGCCATGA